Proteins from a genomic interval of Candidatus Nomurabacteria bacterium:
- a CDS encoding ATP-dependent Clp protease ATP-binding subunit: MISALFECFRKSFGGRFLSTRFSISPKTIGIMLEAKNPEDISISSVLEKAYNISQTSKYNLSTGGLVRSIYIALVLLDEVDVNTRSQVLGSIGLDDTDLPHAIEWFDHFESLIQKSKKKNKTGGIGRDLSFGYTPLLSSFASNISDSIGRSGNIYRELEGNRQALEQMMHVLSAASRLNAGLVGKVGIGKTNLVWNLAEKLLYPDSSVPQNLRYKQIFKIEASTLIANTKGSGSLEDLLIRIFNEAFRAKNVILFLDDAELFLENGAGKIDLSGVLSQVLEAGGNQLILAMSDQAWLRLSNSNPSLAGLINRINLSEVSSEEAMHVAQDQVLILEGKLKVRFLYQTIKRAVDLAERFIQDEASPGKVIKLLEYGTSYAVDGWVMPESIEQAVEKNYGVKVQTASSVGQAETDKLLNLEDLIHQRMINQSRAVKVVSDALRRSRAGVRNTKKPVGTFLFIGPTGVGKTELAKSLAATYFGGEDDLVRIDMNEFSQPNDVSRLLAPASANPNSLTAQISKKPFSVVLLDELEKAHPNVLNLLLQMLDEGILRDSANKQVSFREAIIIATSNAGAEYINDFMQKNGTDLASMKSLEDSLLKELINQGIFKPEFVNRFDEVATFRSLSEDELVEVVKLIMISVNKSLANQKLQVSLEEGAAELLVKEGNDPLLGARPMRRIVQRTVENIVAERILRGEARPGVVIQLSANDIKDHLS; encoded by the coding sequence ATGATCTCGGCTCTCTTTGAGTGCTTTAGAAAAAGTTTTGGCGGCAGATTCTTGTCTACAAGATTTTCTATAAGTCCAAAGACAATCGGAATAATGCTTGAGGCTAAAAATCCAGAGGATATTAGTATTTCTTCAGTTCTTGAAAAGGCATACAATATTTCTCAAACATCAAAATACAATTTATCAACAGGAGGATTAGTCAGAAGCATTTATATAGCTTTAGTTCTGCTTGATGAGGTGGATGTTAATACTCGAAGTCAGGTTTTGGGTAGTATTGGCTTAGACGATACAGATTTGCCTCATGCGATTGAATGGTTTGACCATTTTGAAAGTTTAATCCAAAAGAGTAAGAAAAAGAATAAAACTGGAGGGATAGGACGAGATTTAAGTTTTGGCTATACACCTCTGCTTTCTAGTTTTGCGAGCAATATAAGTGATAGCATTGGCCGAAGTGGAAATATTTATAGAGAACTTGAAGGTAATCGCCAAGCTCTTGAGCAAATGATGCATGTTTTAAGTGCGGCTTCAAGATTAAATGCTGGGCTTGTCGGAAAAGTTGGAATAGGAAAGACTAATTTAGTATGGAATCTTGCTGAGAAATTACTATATCCAGATTCATCTGTTCCACAGAACTTAAGATATAAACAAATCTTTAAGATTGAAGCTAGTACTCTAATAGCTAATACTAAGGGTTCTGGAAGTTTAGAGGACCTACTAATTAGAATATTTAATGAGGCTTTTAGAGCTAAAAATGTCATTTTATTTTTGGATGATGCAGAATTATTTTTAGAAAATGGTGCTGGAAAAATTGATTTAAGTGGAGTTTTGTCTCAAGTTCTAGAAGCTGGCGGAAATCAATTGATTTTAGCAATGAGCGATCAGGCATGGCTTAGATTGAGTAACTCTAATCCCTCGTTAGCTGGATTAATAAATAGAATTAATTTGTCCGAGGTTAGTTCAGAAGAAGCTATGCATGTCGCTCAAGATCAAGTTCTTATTTTAGAAGGAAAACTCAAGGTTAGATTCTTATATCAGACAATAAAACGGGCTGTAGATCTTGCAGAAAGGTTTATACAGGACGAAGCTAGTCCTGGTAAGGTCATTAAGCTTTTAGAGTATGGTACAAGTTATGCTGTAGATGGTTGGGTTATGCCGGAATCTATTGAGCAAGCTGTTGAAAAAAACTATGGAGTTAAGGTCCAGACTGCTTCTAGTGTCGGTCAAGCTGAAACTGATAAGTTATTGAATCTTGAAGATTTAATTCATCAGAGAATGATCAATCAGTCTCGAGCCGTAAAAGTTGTCAGTGATGCGCTGAGACGTTCACGAGCAGGAGTGAGAAACACTAAAAAGCCGGTCGGGACTTTCTTGTTTATAGGTCCAACAGGCGTTGGTAAAACGGAGCTTGCCAAAAGTTTAGCTGCCACTTATTTTGGCGGGGAAGATGATTTGGTCAGGATTGATATGAACGAGTTTAGTCAGCCAAATGATGTATCTCGCTTATTAGCTCCAGCTTCTGCGAATCCTAATAGTTTAACAGCCCAAATTTCTAAAAAACCATTTAGCGTTGTTTTACTGGATGAACTCGAAAAAGCTCACCCAAATGTTTTGAACTTACTACTTCAAATGCTAGATGAGGGTATTCTACGTGATTCTGCAAATAAGCAAGTCAGCTTTAGGGAGGCTATTATTATCGCTACCAGTAACGCTGGAGCTGAGTATATTAACGACTTCATGCAAAAAAATGGTACTGATTTAGCCTCTATGAAGAGCCTAGAGGATAGTTTGTTAAAAGAGCTTATTAATCAAGGTATATTTAAGCCAGAGTTTGTGAATAGGTTTGACGAAGTTGCTACATTTAGAAGTTTGAGCGAAGATGAGCTGGTAGAAGTTGTTAAACTTATTATGATAAGTGTTAATAAGTCTTTAGCTAATCAAAAGCTGCAAGTCTCTCTTGAGGAAGGGGCTGCAGAACTTCTAGTCAAAGAAGGTAATGATCCCCTACTTGGCGCAAGGCCAATGAGAAGAATTGTCCAAAGAACCGTTGAGAATATTGTCGCGGAAAGAATTTTGCGAGGTGAAGCGAGACCGGGAGTTGTCATACAGTTAAGTGCCAATGATATTAAAGATCATTTAAGTTAA
- a CDS encoding rhodanese-like domain-containing protein, with product MLEFKLHMDTKTNQILFIDVRGESEYKLSHFLGAVNISVGQISEDNPKISSLDKNAKIVVYCVAGGRAQQAKLKLEKLGFTNVENGINQQEVTERYLL from the coding sequence ATGTTAGAATTTAAATTACATATGGATACTAAGACTAATCAGATTTTATTTATTGATGTTAGAGGTGAGTCAGAATATAAACTTAGCCACTTTCTGGGAGCAGTAAATATTAGTGTAGGGCAGATATCTGAAGATAACCCCAAAATATCGAGTTTAGACAAAAATGCAAAAATTGTTGTTTATTGTGTGGCTGGAGGTCGGGCTCAACAAGCTAAGCTTAAGTTAGAGAAGTTGGGATTTACTAATGTAGAAAATGGGATTAATCAGCAAGAAGTTACTGAAAGATACTTACTTTAA
- a CDS encoding NUDIX hydrolase: MKQVAKCLIFDSEGNILLLFRSDTHPKWPNEGDLPGGAVEEDEEITFAVSREIKEEVGIKIDPDKINIVYKRPVHDPDMKKIYYITEARVQNFTNIKLSWEHSKYKPIKLDELINDKTNHSTDNYFQTVLEYLTEKVDYKSNIHD, encoded by the coding sequence ATGAAACAAGTTGCTAAGTGCCTGATTTTCGATTCAGAAGGTAATATTCTATTACTCTTTAGAAGCGACACACATCCCAAGTGGCCAAACGAAGGAGATTTACCCGGTGGTGCAGTAGAAGAGGACGAAGAAATTACATTCGCCGTATCTAGAGAAATTAAAGAAGAAGTCGGAATTAAAATAGATCCGGATAAAATCAATATCGTATATAAAAGACCAGTACATGACCCGGACATGAAAAAGATATACTACATTACTGAAGCAAGAGTACAAAACTTTACTAACATTAAGCTTAGCTGGGAGCACTCAAAGTACAAACCCATTAAACTAGACGAATTAATTAACGATAAGACCAACCACAGTACAGACAATTACTTCCAAACAGTGCTAGAATACCTTACAGAAAAAGTCGATTATAAAAGTAATATCCATGACTAA
- a CDS encoding DUF1295 domain-containing protein, with protein sequence MLEFLITTLIISLAINIIGFLVAFRLKTDKLTDFSYALSFVSVNLFGLFKSGNFNLPNILIIVAITLWAIRLASYLLIRIRAWGRDKRFDGVREDFKKFFIFWFFQGLTAWVVSIAALQFIYLNDSPKIGLNIVTILGLLIFAKGLLIEAFADIQLFRFSQNKNNKGKFIDTGLWSRSRHPNYLGEITVWFGIWVSTLPALSSTQAIIGFLSPLFIFLMIRFISGVPKLEKSAESKWGSDKDYQNYKKRTGLILPLKLTSKN encoded by the coding sequence ATGTTAGAGTTTCTTATAACCACACTTATAATTTCCTTAGCTATAAACATAATCGGTTTTTTAGTAGCTTTTAGATTAAAAACTGATAAATTAACTGATTTTTCTTACGCCCTAAGTTTTGTATCTGTAAATTTATTTGGATTATTTAAATCTGGTAATTTTAATTTACCCAACATTTTAATAATTGTGGCCATAACTTTATGGGCAATTCGCCTAGCCTCATATCTACTAATCAGAATAAGAGCATGGGGAAGAGATAAGCGTTTCGATGGGGTAAGAGAAGACTTCAAAAAGTTTTTTATTTTCTGGTTCTTCCAAGGCTTAACTGCTTGGGTGGTTTCTATTGCAGCGTTGCAGTTTATATACCTAAACGATAGTCCCAAAATCGGCTTAAATATAGTAACGATTTTAGGACTTTTAATCTTTGCCAAAGGCCTACTAATAGAGGCCTTTGCAGATATCCAATTATTCAGATTCTCACAAAACAAAAACAATAAGGGCAAATTTATTGACACTGGACTATGGAGTAGATCTCGTCATCCAAACTACTTAGGAGAAATCACAGTTTGGTTTGGAATTTGGGTCTCGACACTACCAGCACTAAGCTCAACTCAAGCAATTATAGGATTCTTAAGCCCACTTTTTATTTTTTTAATGATCAGATTTATAAGCGGAGTCCCAAAATTAGAAAAAAGTGCAGAGAGTAAATGGGGAAGTGATAAAGATTACCAGAATTACAAAAAAAGAACTGGGCTAATTCTGCCTCTCAAACTCACAAGCAAGAACTAG
- a CDS encoding ATP-dependent helicase, producing MREIKLNQKQQRAVDTIEGPVLVLAGPGTGKTQLLSSRVANILSLTDVNPGSILCLTYTEAGVSSMKQRLADTIGASGYQVSVHTFHSFALEVMRHFPDYFLDTRGFQPIDDLTSYQILEDILSNLPLNFKLAHRSFARENRISELTSKILELKKAGLKPQHAKNIANNNKADLEDLKDLLNLFPPEIPRGKEETNKLIKSLVDYLQTKQLDHENEELVPSLKSIILKELTSALTESFETSKTTPITAFKNFYFEKDLNNKWRFKDAKYNQNLEEVAYIYEQYEQALQKFEKIEFDDMVLNLINTIKSNEDLKLNIQEQWQHILVDEFQDTSFSQLEIVKLLGDNPTNFNRPNIMVVGDDDQAIYAFQGASVSNFQSFLSLYPETEIITLDENYRSNSDILSASLKTSQQIEERPAGTYVKELSSNSDSENKEVSIATFTDSNSELSWICKDIKKQIKSGTRAEDIAVLAPKHKYLQELARELIAHNVSVFYETSSNILEDEIILELVDLSKLVLNIGVGELTHSNSLLAHVLSSPYWQLENGSIYRLASYAAKSKDRKHWLDYLNDGALGEKGKQIYNLLINWGTLSLNLSLEQMLDKLIGANEPDESEDNQNINIKSPFKDFYFSKEKLETKPAHYANFLSSLSSLRDHLRSYYSDQSKSKLNDLIKYVELCQEHGGIRLARRGLHIKPSGVKLLTAYGSKGLEFDQVYLIHCQEDVWSESARSRTDTLKLTANFASHKDTSDDRTRLFYVAQTRAKDRLVHTLYKFDEKGKSKVALRYLEPLKSESFVKLIDYSEDLMSAEESAESYQQKLFNVEPKDETTQILAEILQPILEKYRLSATHLTTWLDEEYGGREEFIQRHLLRFPQAMSESAVHGSAMHKVFEKMHLARPNNKFLSLEDLIKIYRKEVEKCSLDEETKDKLNSLAEFTINRHLTKLNDLTKSEALSEVDIKVNFDEVRLSGKLDAVIINRDEQTAVIRDYKTGKSKDRIEEKYKNQLYLYKLLLDLAPERLPKNIKPIGAELVYINASDNEVKTVSLNYKESEYEEFKKLIKQVWQDIMMLGQYS from the coding sequence ATGAGAGAGATTAAACTTAACCAAAAACAGCAAAGAGCAGTTGATACCATCGAAGGTCCAGTTTTAGTCCTTGCAGGTCCAGGAACAGGGAAGACTCAACTTCTTTCAAGTAGAGTGGCAAATATCTTAAGCTTAACTGATGTTAACCCAGGCAGTATCTTATGTCTGACGTATACAGAGGCCGGAGTATCCTCCATGAAACAAAGACTTGCCGATACCATCGGAGCAAGCGGATATCAAGTCTCAGTGCATACCTTTCATAGTTTTGCTTTAGAGGTTATGCGTCACTTTCCTGATTACTTTTTAGATACTCGAGGCTTTCAACCGATTGACGATCTTACAAGTTATCAAATCCTAGAAGATATTTTAAGTAATTTACCACTTAATTTTAAGCTTGCTCACAGAAGTTTTGCTCGAGAAAACAGAATTAGTGAGCTAACCTCAAAAATATTAGAGCTTAAAAAAGCCGGCTTAAAGCCTCAGCATGCAAAAAACATTGCCAATAACAACAAAGCAGATCTCGAAGACTTAAAAGATTTACTAAACTTATTCCCACCTGAGATACCAAGAGGGAAAGAAGAAACAAATAAGCTCATAAAATCTCTTGTAGATTACTTACAAACAAAACAATTAGACCATGAGAATGAAGAACTAGTCCCAAGTTTAAAGTCTATCATCCTAAAAGAACTAACTTCTGCTCTAACAGAAAGTTTTGAAACTAGCAAAACAACTCCAATAACTGCCTTTAAAAACTTTTATTTCGAAAAAGATTTAAATAACAAATGGCGCTTTAAGGATGCTAAATACAATCAGAATCTAGAGGAAGTCGCATATATCTATGAGCAATATGAACAGGCTCTCCAAAAATTTGAGAAGATCGAGTTTGATGATATGGTCCTAAACTTAATTAATACTATAAAAAGTAACGAAGACCTTAAGCTTAATATCCAAGAGCAGTGGCAACACATCTTGGTAGATGAGTTCCAAGATACAAGCTTCTCACAACTTGAAATTGTTAAGTTATTAGGAGACAACCCGACCAATTTTAACAGACCAAACATTATGGTAGTTGGTGATGATGACCAAGCTATTTATGCCTTTCAAGGAGCATCCGTTTCTAACTTCCAAAGTTTTCTAAGTCTCTACCCTGAAACAGAGATTATAACCTTGGATGAAAACTACCGCTCTAACTCAGATATCCTTAGTGCAAGTCTAAAAACATCACAACAAATTGAAGAAAGACCGGCAGGCACTTATGTAAAAGAACTTAGTAGTAATTCAGATTCAGAGAATAAAGAAGTTTCGATCGCAACTTTTACAGACTCAAATAGTGAGCTTAGCTGGATTTGTAAAGATATCAAGAAGCAAATCAAATCAGGAACAAGAGCAGAAGACATAGCTGTTCTAGCTCCGAAACACAAATACCTGCAAGAACTAGCTAGAGAACTTATTGCTCATAACGTTTCAGTTTTCTACGAGACTTCGAGTAACATTTTAGAAGACGAAATAATATTAGAATTAGTAGATTTAAGTAAATTAGTTTTAAATATCGGAGTAGGGGAGTTAACCCATTCTAACAGCTTATTAGCCCATGTCTTAAGCAGCCCTTACTGGCAATTAGAAAACGGCTCAATTTATCGCTTAGCATCTTACGCAGCTAAAAGTAAAGATAGAAAACATTGGCTAGACTACCTCAACGACGGGGCTCTTGGAGAAAAAGGTAAGCAAATCTACAACCTGTTGATTAATTGGGGAACTTTAAGTCTAAACTTAAGTCTAGAGCAAATGCTCGACAAACTTATTGGAGCAAACGAACCAGATGAATCTGAAGATAACCAAAACATTAATATTAAATCTCCATTTAAAGATTTCTACTTTTCTAAAGAAAAGTTAGAAACCAAGCCTGCTCACTACGCCAACTTTTTAAGTAGTCTTTCCTCTTTACGAGATCATTTAAGAAGTTACTACTCAGATCAGTCCAAATCTAAGCTTAATGATCTTATAAAATACGTTGAGCTCTGCCAAGAACATGGTGGAATACGTCTTGCCAGACGCGGACTACATATAAAGCCTAGCGGTGTTAAATTACTTACAGCTTACGGCTCAAAAGGCTTAGAGTTCGATCAAGTCTATCTAATCCACTGCCAAGAAGATGTCTGGAGCGAATCTGCCAGAAGCCGTACAGACACGCTTAAACTTACAGCCAACTTTGCGAGCCACAAGGATACATCAGATGACCGCACAAGATTATTTTACGTGGCCCAAACTAGAGCCAAGGATAGATTAGTTCATACACTCTATAAATTTGACGAAAAAGGCAAGAGTAAAGTAGCACTCAGATACTTAGAGCCACTCAAATCAGAGAGTTTTGTTAAACTTATAGATTACTCCGAAGATCTAATGAGTGCTGAAGAGTCCGCCGAAAGCTATCAACAAAAACTCTTTAATGTAGAACCTAAAGATGAGACCACACAAATTCTAGCTGAAATTCTGCAGCCGATTTTAGAGAAATATAGATTAAGTGCAACACACTTAACAACTTGGTTAGACGAAGAATACGGAGGAAGAGAAGAATTCATCCAACGACACCTGCTCAGATTCCCTCAAGCTATGAGCGAAAGCGCAGTACATGGATCCGCTATGCACAAAGTCTTCGAAAAAATGCACCTAGCAAGACCTAACAATAAATTTTTAAGTTTAGAAGATTTGATTAAGATTTACAGAAAAGAAGTAGAGAAGTGCTCACTTGATGAAGAAACCAAAGATAAACTAAACTCACTCGCTGAATTTACCATAAATAGACATCTTACTAAACTTAACGATCTAACAAAATCAGAAGCCTTGAGCGAAGTAGATATAAAAGTAAATTTCGATGAAGTAAGACTAAGTGGAAAATTAGATGCAGTAATTATCAACAGGGATGAGCAAACAGCAGTAATCAGAGACTACAAAACAGGTAAATCTAAAGATAGAATTGAAGAAAAATACAAGAACCAACTCTATCTATACAAATTACTACTTGACCTAGCCCCAGAACGTCTGCCTAAAAATATTAAGCCTATAGGAGCAGAGCTAGTTTACATAAACGCCAGCGATAACGAAGTCAAAACAGTAAGCTTAAATTATAAAGAATCAGAATACGAAGAATTTAAAAAACTAATCAAACAAGTCTGGCAAGATATTATGATGCTTGGTCAATATAGCTAA
- a CDS encoding two pore domain potassium channel family protein: MSVSKKAQVKLKRLIKQFRIILAVSIVYIIAGSYFYHLFEDWRWLDSIYFSVVSLTTVGYGDVSPVTDGGKIFTMFYLIFGIAIFGAFINNILKSRVAKRTLKSYEEHIVHSVEDSIEKEFEKQDKPKNIVKRLLRLK, translated from the coding sequence ATGAGTGTTAGTAAAAAAGCCCAGGTTAAGCTTAAAAGACTAATTAAACAGTTTAGGATAATTCTTGCAGTAAGCATAGTTTATATTATTGCTGGCAGTTACTTTTACCATCTTTTTGAAGACTGGAGATGGCTAGACTCTATCTATTTTTCGGTGGTTAGCTTAACCACTGTAGGCTACGGAGACGTCTCGCCAGTTACAGATGGCGGCAAAATATTTACAATGTTTTATCTAATCTTTGGCATAGCAATCTTTGGAGCATTTATAAATAACATCTTAAAGAGCAGAGTGGCAAAAAGAACTCTTAAGAGTTACGAGGAGCACATTGTACATTCTGTAGAGGATTCAATTGAAAAAGAGTTCGAAAAACAAGACAAACCAAAAAATATAGTTAAAAGATTACTTAGATTAAAGTAA